Part of the Crossiella cryophila genome, TCACACCGGCCGAGGTGTCCCAGCCGGTAGGGGCCACGTCACGAGTGGACGGAGCAGTGACGGTCAACAAGGTGTTTCTCCTTTAGTACCAACGGTTTTGTGCATCTTTTTTTGGGTTGGAGCAACAAAAAGGCCGCGGTCCCTGGTGGGGGTCCGCGGCCTCGAGAGGTGGGTCATTCCTGACCTGGGGTCAGGGACTTCTCTCCAACGCGGACGTGCGACGCTCATCGGTGTTCGGCACATCGACGACGCTCGGGATCAGAGTGGTGACGGTGGTGGGGGCCCACGCGGTGAACAGAGTGGTCCCCTGGAACTGGGCGTAACGCCGGGCGGCAAGGCCGACCCGCGAATTCACCCCGGCGCACAGGGCGCCGCCGTTACCATTGATGCCGTGCCCGGACGGGCCGAATTTCCCGGTCAAGGGGTGGGCCGGGGTTCCGATGATCATCAGGTTCCTCACGACGTCCACCCCCTTCCCCAGTTGGCGAGATCGAGTCTCGCGGGCTCGGGGCTCTTCGCACCCGGCTGTTGCAGGTTATTGCGCGGTCCCACGGACGTGCAACCGCTTTTTACAAAATGCTCTTCAACTGCCCGATCGTGGTACTTCCCCGTGGTCAGACGATTGCGCGCCGTGCACGAGCGCGAGCACGTCCGCACCGAAGCGGGTCAGCTTGGTGGCGCCGATGCCGGAGATCGACACCAGCGCCGCGTCGTCGGCCGGACGCTGTTCGGCGATCGCGGTGAGGGTGGCGTCGGTGAAGACGACATACGGCGGGACCTTGAGTTGTTTGGCTCGCGCCCCCCGCCAGGCGAGCAGCCTGGCGAGCAACTCCTCGTCCACAGTGGACGGACAGCCGGAGCATCGGCCGAGCTTGATCGCGGTGGTGCCGATGAGCGCGCCGCCACAACCACGGCAGCCCGGTTTGACCGATTGTCGAGACGGTGTGTTGCCGGACACACCCTG contains:
- a CDS encoding HRDC domain-containing protein, producing AVFLVGLVEGTLPIQHAIGDTPADHAAIEEERRLFYVGITRAREHLWLSWALSRAEGGKRYRRRSRFLNGLMPEDHPAALPGRAQGVSGNTPSRQSVKPGCRGCGGALIGTTAIKLGRCSGCPSTVDEELLARLLAWRGARAKQLKVPPYVVFTDATLTAIAEQRPADDAALVSISGIGATKLTRFGADVLALVHGAQSSDHGEVPRSGS